A segment of the Phoenix dactylifera cultivar Barhee BC4 chromosome 15, palm_55x_up_171113_PBpolish2nd_filt_p, whole genome shotgun sequence genome:
TTGGAGTTGTGGCTTAAAAAAAGGGCAAAAGCTTCCAGTTAATCAGTCATTAATAGTTAGAGCATGATCGATGATGGATCTATCAGACCAAATGATTCAATACCATTGGATCATTCCTGCGGTTGAAGAGAGAGTTCCCAAAGCCTATTTGATGTTATGTATCAATACAagaatcataatgttcatacaaCTGTCTATACATACGGCTTGTTAATTTGATCACTAGACAGAACCATAGGCATGCCATTGACTACTAATACATCCATCACAATAAATGTAAGAATCATGAGATGGGCCCATCTCACTTGTTTATCAAAACAAGTGGCCTCATATAGAACTGGGGAGCTTTCATTATATAACAGTATAAACATAGATAAGCAGGAGCTTTGCATGAGAGAATGTTGTGCAGTACAGCAGGGATAATAATATGCAATATCCATTGCAAAAATGTAGATTAAAAATCCACGAAGAAAACTCATTGATCAAATTAATAGCTGAACACCAACAAAAGAGAAGCTCTGCATCTCTTCAAACCAAATAAATCACAAAACGGCAAAAATAACAGATCCACAGAAAAGAAGAGGGAATAAAAAAAGGGCTGCTTAGCTGCAGAATTAACTGAAATGCAGACTTGCAAAACCCATTAAGAAGACTCTTGGTCTTATTTCTCTCCTCCATGTAATAATGCTATGAGACATATATAAAGGGGTAATGTTGGTAATAAGCACAGTTACCCAGCAGAGTGAGAGACCGGAGATGTAGTGAACTGGCCATCCTTGAAAGCGTGGACATACTGCTGTGGCAATGCATGCTCCGcctacaatcatcaaaagaaaaaaatttcaggTAAGTTGCAAAGCATTCTATCCATTATTTTCTACAACTACTGGTGAACTTCTCTGATGCAGAGATGGCAACAAAATATGACTTTCTTAGATATCAAGGcaaataatgggaaagattttAATAAAGAtgatataaccaaataatgagcTGCCTCTGAAACTTCCACTTCCTACTAAgagttttttgcatggatatccatctaaatatcggattttgcatgaatacacttccaaattgatatttgcatgtatacccttgtaaaactctattattgtacaaatgtctctaatataacggttgttctaacgatgttaagaaaaatcatatttatattaattaaaaataaaataaaattttaaaattatgctattgcCCCTGTCTTTTTTTTCTGCTATCATGATCGCGATCACGCGAATAGTGCTTGCGAGATCCCGATAAAATAAAGTTCATGTTCGTTCAAGTGTCActgttgctatttttttttcttgtcagGGGCTGTGTGTGGTGTTCTTAAAATGCCTATTAGGTGACCCTCTACTTTTTTTCCTTGCCCTCCCCCCGCCCACTAGGTGCACCCACAGTAAGCTCCACAAGGTCATATTTAACACTTTAAATATGGAACATAGGAAAATTTGGAGTTCTAGTgcattttgaaaaaataaatgctCTAAAAGTAATATCCATGAGTTTATTTCGATATTACAGCGACTCTATCATCGCTATTATTGTTGCCGTCACTGTTTCTACCATGTTGTCGCTGCCATCATCATTGCGCCAGTTACATTGTTGGTGTTCACCATAGTTGTCACCACCATTGCCATTTCCGACACTATCATTATCTCCTCCATACCATTATCTTGATTGTCGTCATCTTCTATGTACCATCATCCGACTTGCCACCATCACCATCATTTTAGCTGATTTCGCTCTAGCTACCACCATTTCTACCGCCATCACCATAtttctttaatatatatatatatattgaaaatttaaaaatagcaacaaaatatttattttttgtttattaaaataaaataaagaaagtgaCGTCAAAGCCCAGCTAAATGCTGGTAGTACCTGATTGTTTCTTTGAGCTTAGTTTGtgtgtgcttttatttttttaatggatgGGTCTTAATTCTGATAACCTATCTTTACTTTTTTCTGGTTGAGAGCGTGAGGACTACCTTTAATTTAGTAACCCGGTATAAGGGTGGGGTTGTGCCTGAACAAACCACCCACTTTAATCCAAAAAAAggattttttgcataaatactctTCCAAAGTTGCTATTTGCTTGTATACTCTTTTAAATATTTCTATTTGCACGTCTatccattaagggtattttagtcattttaatttgaaacggttaattttttaacgccgttagatagcatgggtacatatgcaaaaacaagaataaaaaaagggtagaatagcaaaacaagtattttacgagagtatacatgcaaatatcaattttggaaaggtattcaagcaaaatctaatatttaggagggtattcatgtaaaaaatTCCAAACAAAAATAGTGCCTTTTATCCATCCAGTTTAGTCTTGGACCAGGCTTATGAGAAATTAAGACACTGGGGGTTATTACAACTTACAAGCTTTTGCCGGCAGTTAGAACAGGAAATAAGAAACAGGCAAATAGAAGTGGGAAAAAGATGATATTATTTGTTTTAAGTCACTGCTCatggaataaaaaaaatattcgtTCAACTGGCATGAAGATCAGAATATAATAATATTGATTTGTTGAGGTGAAAAGCTAAAAATGTCCAATAATGGCCATTATCCCCATTAACAATGCTTGTTATAATTGAACAACAGCTAAATATCGATTATCATGTAAAAACCACTATACACGTTTAAAATATCTAATAATGTCTGCCATCTCCAATACATAATGGCTGTTATCTCCAATACATaatggttgtaattttttaggcCTTAGTAATGACTTGGGTCCTCACACAGGTTCGACTTGAGATCTGTCTAGGGTTTAGAGACAGGCGATACAACTGACCCATTGATTTCTTATACCATATCCTATTTAATTAATCTCTTGTAGGTTCTACTGTAAGCATTCAAAATGGTAAGAATGGAAACATCCATTTCCTACCTACAAGAATGCCTAATAATAAAGTGAATTAGCCATTCATAGATCGCAGCTTTTTGAGAAAGCACATGTATAACTTGCATTTTTGTAAGCAGAAGTCAGATGATAACTTGTTCTCCATGAAGAGGCGGCGATGAAAGTCCATTTTTGGATGAGAGTCAGCCTGTCTGGCTTGAGTAAGGGGCTACAGGACCAGACACTAGGTATGTTAACGAGGATGGGCTTGAGGAGTATACTTTAGCTTAAACAAGTCCTACCCGCACTGAaatcttttgacatgtttaaAATACCTTCAATTAGTGATGTGATTAGGAGGCAAAATTTAAGAATAGAACTAAGAAAGAAATAGTTTTTgctattttgttatttttcagAGAGGAATGTGAATATGTGTTGTGGATTTGTGCTGCCTGCAATCCAAAAGATAAATGGAACTGATCAAGCATTCTTGTAGagctaaataaaaaatttgttcCAAATTCTACTTCGAAATATAGAAGCTTGTTTCAGAATGTTTTCCTCCACCAAATGCTGGTTTCATCTTCCCTTCCATGTAGAACCTTGATCCTTCATTCCCCAATAGTCACACCCATTCCCACATGCATGACCAAACGAAACGTTctgttcattaaaagaaaatcatcCAAACCACCCTGATCTGGCAGTAAGCCAAATTTCCACAATAGAGAACAATTGTTTTGAGGTAAAATCTTTCAAACTTTGAGAACTTGATTAGACCAACTCTTTCTCATGGTCAATGCTATATTGATGAAATAAGGACCACAAGACTTGCTTATGGTAACATCACATAAACAGCATCCTTGAATTATGTCATAGGTTCACTCGTAAATCTTGTTTCAACAATAATTAgttacaacaagaataaaaaatataaaattgtaaTGATTTGCCACTAATTCAACGGGTAGGGGTTGTACTTTCGAGctgaagaaggattcaccttccttcgtgCAAATCCGCCGATGGATTGCGCAATCATCAGTTCGAGATCCATGCATCCTGATGAATGAGGGTGCTCGGAATCCTTTGAGATCTGTGTGGGGTGCGATCCAATGGATGATGCCGCAAAAGAAGATAATCCTTCTTTCGCACGAAAAATACAACCCAAACCCTAATACAACATCCATAAATGCAGCTTAGGAAGTCAATATTATAAACAAAAGAAACCAAGCCTCCAAGGGGAGAAAACAATGTTATGAACTgcataatctacaaagaagataaGCAAGAAATTTAATTCCACTCAGGTCAGATGCACTCATACGTAAAATATCAAATAAAGTTCTGCTGAACCGGTAAAGAAAAGGGCAAGACTTGCTATCATCCAACAGCATATCACCAAAtggcttttttttctcttttgggAATTTCCAATTATTATGTTTTATGAAGATTGAATTCAGCATTGCAAGGAGATGTAATGCATATGTAATTTGACTGCCAATTTGATTTTTCAGAAACTAAGCATATGTCTAATTGCCAATAATGTAATCATATTCAAAGGAGACATCATGATTTCCAATCAAACCCATTCTTAAATAAAAAGAAGTTTTCTATTATCTGACAAAAAAGgagtaaaaattgaaaaataaatgtAAGGTCTTACCCAGTCATCATCAGGGCCTGCACCAGGAATCATTACATTAATTTCACTTGATTTAGCTGTTGTTATAGAAGCCTCCAATGAATCTTTGCTTAGGTACAACTGGCAGCCTGATGTGTTGTCTATTGATATTGTTGATGCTGAACCATGCACGTATATGATGACAATTGCAACAATTTATATGAAGCAAAATATGACAAGATACAAAGACGTCTAAACTGTGGATACTGTGTGaagaaatgtttcttttaaataCTGGGACTGGATCATTGGATGACCAATTCAACCGGGCTTGACATGACTCACTCATTGCATATATATCCCCATAATATTCATTCACTATCCAGTTATTGATTGACTAGCTTAGATTAGTTTAGAAAGTTTAATATGTTTTACGAGGCTAACCATTTTGTACACTGTATGATAAAAATTAGCACACAAGGGGGAAAAACAAACTTCTTTGCTATATATCTTGTTCCCTTTCTTCCATGAAACATATCTCCATATTCTAACCCTAAGTCCTTAAACACCTGAACTTTGTGGAGTCATTTTCTTCCTCAGAATACTTGGAACAATTCCTAGACACCTATATTGGAGCTGTGGTCGCAGTCCTATAATGCACAAGCTACAGAGACTCCACTTAAAGGGTGCTGGATTGAATGTGTGTGCTGAGTTTGGCCTTGAATAAAGTCTTTGGAGAGAAAGACAAGGGCTAAAAAGTACTGTTGAAGAACAGACAGCTGTGTGAAACATTTCACTCCTTTCACAAGGTGAAACAAGGAGATCAAATgcttcaggaaaaaaaaatcaatagagTACCTTTTCAGCTCAACCTTTGGTCAAAACTAGCGAAAAATCCAGATGGCTCATATGCTATATGGcaattattttcttaattgtGGATACCTCAAATAACGGATTCCCGCAAATATAGATTCCTTAGCTCTTTTTCAATTCTAGATTCCAAATCAGAACAGGGAGATACCTGACATTGCACCTCAACACCATTGCAGTTCACAATCTCACAAGCTGCTACCACATCCTGAGTCAAAATCATGAATAGCATGTGTTACTACGTTATAACATGATTTATAACGTAGAAGCATGCTATAACAAGTCATTTGCAAAATGAATATGTACGAACTGACCGTAAACACAATTCCCATTTTAGTGCACTTATCAACAGTTATATTGTTCATTTTTCCTGCACAATGTGAATCATATGATCCCATTCAAGACTAGAAACAACAAAAATGAATACGCAGATTTTTAAACCGTAAAGCTTGAGATTACCTTTGACTTGTAAAACAGAATCCTTGCACCCAAATAAATACACAGACTGCTTTGAATCACAGTCATCAATTACCAAGTCCTTCCTTCCAATCTGATTTTCAATTGCCCATCTGCCAAAAGATGTACAAAAAAATGAAGTTGCAAAATATATACTCATCAAGATAAGGAAAAGCAAGCCCAAATTTCAAATAcatgaataaataaaatttatattagaAAGAAAGGTTAAATTATTCATACTTGCGACCCATTTGAAGCTCCAATTTTGGGGGTCCTGTtttagaaaaggaaaaggaactgGCACGAGAATCTTTTTCAGTTGTACCGACATCAACAGTTCTATCAGTTCGATTCTTGGTCTTCATGTCATCAGTAACCTTCCTCAAACCTGCGGAGCAGGACTCCAGATTACATTCATCAGTTGCCCCCAAAATGAAAAACGGAACTGTGATCCATTATTTTTATAGGAAACAAGCATGGATACCTGCAGTCATAGTCTTGCCAGACTTGATCTCCTGAAAAACAGCTGACATCCCTTGTTTAGGTTGCAATGGTTCATTCTCGGAACTGAAAAGAGAT
Coding sequences within it:
- the LOC120103922 gene encoding cyclase-associated protein 1-like isoform X1; amino-acid sequence: MEKELVERLEAAVARLEVHAAAGSRSSVPSIDLDGAAFLDPAISAFDDLMSGSLARVSAAAGKIGGKVLEATKIVEEAFAVQKDLLVKAKQCEKPDIMGLQEFLKPLNELILKASALTEGRRSDYFNHLKAAADSLTALAWIAYLGKDCGTSLPIAYVEESWQMTEFYNNKVLVEYRNKDPDHVEWAKALKELYLPGLRDYVKVFYPLGPVWGPAGSAAPSSAPSTSKAPLAKAPAPPPPPSTSLFSSENEPLQPKQGMSAVFQEIKSGKTMTAGLRKVTDDMKTKNRTDRTVDVGTTEKDSRASSFSFSKTGPPKLELQMGRKWAIENQIGRKDLVIDDCDSKQSVYLFGCKDSVLQVKGKMNNITVDKCTKMGIVFTDVVAACEIVNCNGVEVQCQGSASTISIDNTSGCQLYLSKDSLEASITTAKSSEINVMIPGAGPDDDWGLGCIFRAKEGLSSFAASSIGSHPTQISKDSEHPHSSGCMDLELMIAQSIGGFARRKAEHALPQQYVHAFKDGQFTTSPVSHSAG
- the LOC120103922 gene encoding cyclase-associated protein 1-like isoform X3 gives rise to the protein MEKELVERLEAAVARLEVHAAAGSRSSVPSIDLDGAAFLDPAISAFDDLMSGSLARVSAAAGKIGGKVLEATKIVEEAFAVQKDLLVKAKQCEVLVEYRNKDPDHVEWAKALKELYLPGLRDYVKVFYPLGPVWGPAGSAAPSSAPSTSKAPLAKAPAPPPPPSTSLFSSENEPLQPKQGMSAVFQEIKSGKTMTAGLRKVTDDMKTKNRTDRTVDVGTTEKDSRASSFSFSKTGPPKLELQMGRKWAIENQIGRKDLVIDDCDSKQSVYLFGCKDSVLQVKGKMNNITVDKCTKMGIVFTDVVAACEIVNCNGVEVQCQGSASTISIDNTSGCQLYLSKDSLEASITTAKSSEINVMIPGAGPDDDWGLGCIFRAKEGLSSFAASSIGSHPTQISKDSEHPHSSGCMDLELMIAQSIGGFARRKAEHALPQQYVHAFKDGQFTTSPVSHSAG